A single genomic interval of bacterium harbors:
- a CDS encoding 4Fe-4S dicluster domain-containing protein, which yields MGEGKTTGHNAACEDLLQALRCVQCGKCSSGCPVAFETRHTPRKVMRFLQRGWVEEAARSPFLQLCAQCQACTVRCPRGIEVSEVLLAVRRLARAKGWAREDGFHRSMERMIRENGRVNEMKLGLAAQLGRIPRHPLEDLLLLFKMFLRGKLP from the coding sequence ATGGGCGAGGGAAAAACAACAGGACATAATGCGGCTTGTGAGGATCTGCTTCAGGCGCTCAGGTGCGTGCAGTGCGGCAAGTGTTCCTCGGGCTGCCCCGTGGCCTTTGAGACTAGGCACACCCCCAGGAAGGTGATGCGCTTCCTGCAGCGGGGATGGGTGGAAGAAGCGGCTCGGAGCCCTTTTTTGCAGCTTTGCGCCCAGTGTCAGGCCTGCACTGTCAGATGCCCTAGGGGAATTGAGGTTTCGGAGGTGCTTCTTGCCGTCAGGAGACTTGCAAGGGCAAAAGGATGGGCAAGAGAGGATGGATTCCACAGGAGCATGGAGAGGATGATTCGCGAAAATGGCAGAGTCAATGAAATGAAGTTGGGCCTTGCAGCCCAACTGGGGAGAATTCCCAGACATCCTCTAGAGGATCTGCTTTTGCTTTTCAAGATGTTTCTGCGCGGAAAACTTCCATGA
- a CDS encoding hydrogenase iron-sulfur subunit — protein MQTASSKIGLLVWDQGGRLARSLDLQGLLGKLSKLKGISSCWVLEDPWSPSGLLRVAQGIREGELGRLLWVGPFSQEQQNFLKQRLAKEGLNPFLQEWCDLEEQGLCRDDLEQTVRNKKALLLVQMALARIRLLDPLEPVEIPASQSVLVIGAGVAGLHAAISLSSLGKEVHLVEKESGVGGKVACLHRFYPRLCDPICGLEFAIDALSASGRVFFHTLSRVASLEGGPGNFQVGLERRPRFVDEGACNGCGECERVCPVEIRPTGHGNSHMTRPQILKAIHPALPMGFPKAYVVEREHCPSECRECQKICPSRAVHLNQEPWEEELTVGAILVTTGWDPYPLSKVEEFGYGLYPKVISNLEMERLLGSATEPPQEVGFIQCVGSRDQRHLSYCSSVCCSVTLKQVLYLKQKAPETSCYVFYQDIRSPGFQEELYQKLKETQGVTFIRGLPSTVRPDGETGRMRVRVEDTLSGKEVSLSLDLLVLAGGMRPSTESQELAQVLRLPMNAWGFFESHLQCHPEESHRTGIYVGGCSREPMGVAASIESAQHAALEAVRFTSGTILVSPTYPVVDKTKCDKCKRCMEECPFGSFYFDENEFPTPHLGRCRQCGNCVGICPLAAISLRHMTIKQTAAQIQAACASFMEEKEPTVFAFLCRNDAYHAARAAMEQGLEVPPHVVFVKVPCAGYVNNALIADALAMGIDGVLIGGCNDGQCHYVRGNELVKKRSDDLSDKLQKMMIERDRVRFVNLEIRDSLKYKLMVEQFVRDLKVMGPNPFKI, from the coding sequence ATGCAAACGGCGTCCTCAAAGATAGGGCTCCTGGTATGGGACCAAGGGGGCCGACTGGCTCGGTCCCTGGACCTGCAAGGTCTGCTGGGAAAGCTCTCCAAGCTCAAAGGGATCTCATCTTGTTGGGTGCTGGAGGATCCGTGGAGCCCCAGCGGCCTTCTTAGAGTAGCCCAAGGCATTCGAGAAGGGGAGTTGGGCCGATTGCTCTGGGTGGGCCCCTTCAGCCAAGAGCAGCAAAACTTTCTGAAACAGAGGCTTGCAAAGGAAGGGCTAAATCCCTTTCTCCAAGAATGGTGTGATCTTGAGGAGCAGGGTCTCTGCCGCGATGATCTGGAGCAGACAGTTAGGAACAAAAAGGCCCTGCTCCTGGTTCAGATGGCCCTGGCCAGGATTCGCCTTCTAGATCCCCTGGAGCCCGTTGAAATCCCTGCCAGCCAAAGTGTGCTTGTCATAGGAGCCGGTGTAGCTGGCCTACATGCCGCCATTTCCCTCTCAAGTCTTGGCAAAGAGGTGCACCTGGTGGAAAAAGAAAGCGGCGTGGGGGGCAAGGTGGCCTGCCTTCACAGGTTTTATCCCAGGCTGTGCGATCCCATCTGCGGCCTGGAGTTCGCCATCGATGCTCTGAGTGCTTCTGGGAGAGTCTTCTTTCATACACTCTCCAGGGTGGCCTCCTTGGAAGGGGGTCCTGGAAACTTCCAGGTGGGGCTTGAGCGTAGACCCAGGTTCGTGGATGAAGGCGCATGCAACGGATGTGGGGAGTGTGAAAGAGTCTGCCCTGTGGAGATCCGGCCCACAGGGCATGGTAATTCCCACATGACCCGGCCCCAGATCTTGAAGGCCATTCACCCGGCTTTGCCCATGGGATTCCCCAAGGCGTATGTTGTGGAAAGGGAGCATTGCCCTTCCGAGTGCAGGGAGTGCCAGAAGATATGTCCCAGCCGGGCTGTGCACTTGAATCAGGAGCCATGGGAAGAGGAGCTGACCGTGGGGGCTATCCTGGTGACCACGGGTTGGGATCCTTATCCGCTGTCCAAGGTGGAGGAGTTTGGCTACGGGCTCTATCCAAAGGTCATAAGCAACCTGGAGATGGAAAGGCTTCTGGGCTCTGCCACGGAGCCACCCCAAGAGGTGGGCTTTATCCAGTGCGTAGGAAGCAGGGACCAAAGGCATCTTTCCTACTGTTCTTCTGTTTGTTGTTCAGTGACCCTGAAGCAGGTCCTCTATCTGAAGCAAAAGGCTCCTGAGACCTCCTGTTACGTCTTCTATCAGGATATCCGTTCCCCAGGCTTTCAGGAGGAGCTGTACCAGAAGCTGAAGGAAACCCAGGGGGTCACCTTCATCAGGGGCCTGCCTTCCACCGTGAGACCCGATGGTGAAACAGGAAGGATGAGGGTGAGGGTAGAAGACACGCTTTCGGGCAAGGAGGTGAGTCTTTCACTGGATCTGCTGGTGCTGGCAGGGGGGATGAGACCCTCCACGGAGTCGCAAGAGCTGGCCCAGGTGCTGAGGCTTCCCATGAATGCCTGGGGTTTTTTTGAATCTCACCTCCAGTGCCATCCAGAAGAGAGTCACAGAACAGGCATATACGTGGGAGGATGCTCCCGCGAGCCCATGGGAGTGGCTGCTTCCATAGAGTCGGCTCAGCATGCGGCCCTTGAGGCCGTGCGTTTCACCAGCGGAACCATTTTGGTTAGCCCCACATACCCTGTGGTGGACAAGACCAAATGCGACAAGTGTAAGCGATGCATGGAGGAATGCCCCTTTGGAAGCTTTTATTTTGACGAGAACGAGTTCCCAACTCCTCATCTGGGCAGGTGCAGACAGTGTGGCAACTGTGTTGGTATATGCCCCCTGGCAGCCATTTCCCTAAGACACATGACCATAAAACAGACGGCCGCTCAGATTCAGGCCGCCTGCGCTTCCTTCATGGAGGAAAAGGAACCCACTGTCTTTGCCTTCCTCTGTCGAAACGACGCGTACCATGCGGCCAGGGCTGCCATGGAACAAGGGCTCGAGGTTCCTCCCCATGTGGTTTTTGTGAAGGTGCCCTGCGCTGGATACGTTAACAATGCCCTCATAGCCGATGCCTTGGCCATGGGTATAGACGGGGTGCTCATAGGGGGGTGCAACGACGGTCAGTGTCATTACGTAAGAGGAAACGAACTCGTCAAGAAAAGAAGTGATGACCTAAGCGACAAGCTCCAAAAGATGATGATCGAGAGGGACCGGGTACGTTTTGTGAACCTGGAGATAAGGGATTCCTTGAAATACAAGCTCATGGTGGAGCAGTTCGTACGGGATCTAAAGGTCATGGGCCCTAATCCGTTTAAGATCTAG
- a CDS encoding 4Fe-4S binding protein encodes MPPKVDKEKCDGCKAQQEPLCEQVCPGDLMTLGEDKKAYCRMPRDCWDCMSCTKACPVGAIETRIPYQLGYHLAKLIPMMGTNTITWTCIDINGKVERFRYVNRGRLD; translated from the coding sequence ATGCCGCCCAAGGTGGACAAAGAGAAATGTGACGGTTGCAAGGCGCAGCAGGAGCCCCTTTGCGAGCAGGTATGTCCCGGGGACCTCATGACATTGGGAGAGGACAAGAAGGCTTATTGCCGCATGCCGAGGGACTGTTGGGATTGCATGTCCTGTACCAAGGCATGCCCTGTGGGGGCCATCGAGACCCGGATACCATATCAGCTGGGCTACCACCTGGCCAAGCTGATTCCCATGATGGGCACCAACACCATCACCTGGACCTGCATAGACATAAACGGAAAGGTGGAGAGGTTCAGGTACGTAAACCGGGGAAGGCTGGATTGA
- a CDS encoding adenylyl-sulfate reductase subunit alpha, translated as MSEKKIPKDLTEIPTEVVETDLLIVGGGNAGCFAAIEAKSQDPSLRVTVMEKAHISRSGATAAGMDAINTYIRTDKGETPESLVKWSRAQVGGGPIREDLALSNAQILNESVEMLEDWGLPIVKDEDGHYKLRGRFDISIQGEQLKPIMAEKAMEMGAKVYNRVAATNLLMQDGRCVGAMGFGVRDGRFYVFKAKATIVTTGGACGIYKNYTSDYSGAHHQTWMCPFNVGTGYAMGIRAGAEMTSLEQRWVAVRTKDFSGPVDTLSVGYGCLITNAKGERVLRDRYAHLGGDKAPRFVRLNAPMMEWLEGRGPVYVDTTVLDEEEAKDLREDLLNERPTFVLFLASRGIDITKEPVEIYGSDPYIVGGHTGSGFWVDIKRMTTIPGLFAAGEAAGGSPNKFVGGCAAEGRLAARGAMEYLGSVNTLDVDPQRVSKEKERVFAPLLRGPGFDGITPVEMEERLQRLMDEYAGGISQFYRMNEERLDYALKNVKILQAQTQYLFAKDLHELMNAHEVIDRLDVAELLIHHLKFRKETRWPGWQTRMDYPEPNPELDCFVESRRDPVTGSVEVFTRPYEQLIPGDRTEG; from the coding sequence GTGAGCGAGAAAAAGATACCCAAAGACCTTACAGAGATTCCCACCGAGGTGGTGGAAACAGACCTGCTCATAGTGGGAGGCGGTAATGCGGGCTGCTTTGCTGCCATAGAGGCCAAGAGCCAGGACCCTTCCCTGAGGGTCACCGTGATGGAGAAGGCACATATCAGCAGGAGTGGCGCCACCGCAGCCGGTATGGACGCCATCAACACCTACATCCGCACGGACAAGGGCGAGACCCCTGAGTCCCTCGTGAAATGGAGCCGGGCCCAAGTGGGAGGAGGTCCCATAAGGGAGGATCTGGCATTGAGCAATGCACAGATCCTCAATGAATCCGTGGAGATGTTGGAGGATTGGGGCCTTCCCATAGTAAAAGACGAGGATGGTCACTACAAACTGCGCGGGCGCTTCGATATCTCCATACAGGGAGAGCAGCTCAAACCCATAATGGCCGAGAAGGCCATGGAGATGGGGGCTAAGGTCTACAACAGGGTGGCAGCCACTAATCTCTTGATGCAGGACGGCCGCTGCGTGGGGGCCATGGGGTTTGGAGTTCGAGATGGCAGGTTCTATGTCTTCAAGGCCAAGGCCACCATAGTGACCACAGGGGGGGCCTGCGGGATCTACAAGAACTATACCTCTGATTACTCGGGGGCCCACCATCAGACCTGGATGTGCCCTTTCAATGTGGGCACCGGCTACGCCATGGGCATCAGGGCAGGAGCCGAGATGACCTCCCTGGAGCAGAGGTGGGTGGCTGTGCGCACAAAGGATTTCAGCGGACCCGTGGATACTCTTTCTGTGGGCTATGGATGCCTGATCACCAATGCCAAGGGAGAGCGGGTGTTGAGGGATCGCTATGCGCATCTGGGAGGGGACAAGGCTCCTCGATTCGTGCGCCTCAATGCCCCCATGATGGAGTGGCTGGAGGGAAGGGGACCAGTGTATGTGGATACCACTGTGCTGGACGAAGAGGAGGCCAAGGACCTGAGGGAAGACCTCCTCAACGAGAGGCCCACCTTCGTGCTATTCCTGGCCAGTCGTGGGATAGACATCACCAAAGAGCCTGTGGAGATCTACGGGAGCGACCCATACATCGTAGGAGGCCACACAGGAAGCGGGTTCTGGGTGGACATAAAGCGTATGACCACTATCCCGGGGCTCTTCGCTGCCGGGGAGGCCGCAGGAGGAAGCCCGAACAAATTCGTGGGCGGCTGCGCCGCAGAGGGAAGGCTTGCTGCCAGGGGTGCCATGGAGTACCTGGGCTCGGTCAACACGCTGGATGTGGACCCCCAGAGGGTATCCAAGGAGAAAGAAAGGGTGTTTGCTCCACTTCTAAGGGGTCCAGGCTTTGATGGAATCACCCCTGTGGAGATGGAAGAAAGGCTCCAGAGGCTCATGGACGAGTACGCAGGAGGAATAAGCCAGTTCTACAGGATGAACGAGGAGAGGCTGGACTACGCCCTAAAGAATGTGAAGATTTTACAGGCTCAGACCCAGTATCTCTTCGCCAAAGACCTCCACGAGCTCATGAACGCCCACGAGGTCATAGACCGGCTTGATGTGGCGGAGCTGCTGATTCACCACCTCAAGTTCAGAAAGGAAACCCGCTGGCCTGGCTGGCAAACCCGTATGGATTACCCCGAGCCCAATCCAGAGCTGGACTGTTTTGTGGAGAGCAGAAGGGATCCGGTTACAGGATCAGTTGAGGTTTTCACAAGGCCCTATGAGCAGCTTATCCCTGGGGACCGCACCGAGGGATGA
- a CDS encoding SLC13 family permease: MNGEAQSTFLEEKMKAIEEAEEGEGAKPQKALMGLGIAFLVLLILHFSPTLPGLRPSAQSVLGVFLWFIVCMVTDALPKAIVGFASPMLLVVFAGLKPGVAFKSFSTDVFFLGGGAFVIAGIMMGTPLGKRIALTLVTVLKSNKVTRIQTGLGLADVAVGGVLPTVSETALFLPVTKAIGTLMRGKEHLPEVKRINTALLLQTPGLTPLFTGTLILTSHFPNIMLAGQLKESHGIYISWLDWLWLNLPLWGLLPIMFIYVFSYFKLWNLEIPGAEEEIPKMKEELGKITWPEIWGLICIGTGLLLWITEEFHKIPSGMVALITASMLFMPWSGIKFENVNKHIMWDTWVLLGGALSLGTVLYDTGVVKWLSDFIVEPVKGLGLPTLGMMVVLAFAMHVARAGIVSALAMGAAFVPLLTGMAKSFELNVLPFTLVLTNCLSYAFFLPISITAFLIAWGASGATGWTAIRFGAGLSIIANLYVIFVQTAWLALIGHPL; the protein is encoded by the coding sequence ATGAACGGAGAAGCCCAGAGCACCTTCCTAGAGGAGAAGATGAAGGCCATCGAGGAGGCCGAGGAGGGCGAAGGCGCAAAGCCTCAGAAGGCCCTCATGGGGTTGGGCATAGCCTTTTTAGTGCTTCTGATCCTTCATTTTAGCCCCACACTACCAGGCCTGAGGCCTAGTGCCCAGTCCGTGCTGGGGGTCTTCCTGTGGTTCATAGTCTGCATGGTCACAGACGCCCTGCCCAAGGCCATAGTGGGGTTTGCCTCCCCCATGCTTCTGGTGGTCTTTGCTGGCCTGAAGCCTGGTGTGGCTTTCAAGTCGTTTTCCACCGATGTCTTCTTCCTGGGAGGTGGAGCATTCGTCATAGCTGGTATCATGATGGGTACACCTTTAGGCAAGAGGATCGCCCTCACCCTGGTGACGGTTCTCAAGTCCAACAAGGTGACAAGAATCCAAACGGGCCTTGGCCTCGCGGATGTGGCAGTGGGAGGAGTTCTGCCCACTGTCTCAGAGACGGCGCTCTTTTTGCCTGTCACCAAGGCCATAGGCACACTCATGAGGGGAAAGGAGCACCTGCCTGAGGTCAAGAGGATCAACACCGCCTTACTCCTCCAGACCCCAGGGCTCACTCCTCTGTTTACCGGCACCCTTATCCTCACAAGCCATTTTCCCAACATAATGCTGGCCGGTCAGCTAAAGGAGAGCCATGGAATATACATTTCCTGGCTGGATTGGCTGTGGCTCAATCTTCCACTATGGGGGCTTCTGCCCATCATGTTCATCTACGTGTTCAGTTATTTCAAACTGTGGAACCTGGAGATACCAGGTGCAGAAGAAGAGATTCCCAAGATGAAGGAGGAGCTTGGAAAGATAACCTGGCCAGAGATATGGGGGCTCATCTGCATAGGCACAGGGCTCTTGCTCTGGATAACAGAAGAGTTCCACAAGATACCCTCAGGAATGGTCGCGCTGATAACTGCCTCGATGCTCTTTATGCCCTGGAGTGGCATCAAGTTTGAAAACGTGAACAAGCACATCATGTGGGATACCTGGGTGTTACTAGGCGGAGCCCTCTCTCTGGGCACCGTGCTATACGATACGGGCGTGGTCAAGTGGCTCTCAGACTTCATAGTTGAGCCGGTCAAGGGCTTGGGACTTCCCACCCTGGGGATGATGGTGGTCTTGGCCTTTGCCATGCACGTGGCAAGAGCTGGCATAGTGAGTGCCTTGGCCATGGGTGCGGCTTTTGTGCCTCTTTTGACGGGCATGGCCAAGAGCTTTGAGCTGAATGTGCTGCCCTTTACTCTGGTTCTGACCAACTGCCTGAGTTACGCGTTTTTCCTGCCCATTTCCATAACCGCATTTCTCATAGCCTGGGGGGCCTCAGGGGCAACGGGATGGACTGCCATAAGGTTCGGAGCGGGCCTGTCCATCATCGCCAACCTCTATGTGATTTTTGTGCAGACCGCCTGGTTGGCCTTGATCGGCCATCCTCTGTGA
- a CDS encoding PhnD/SsuA/transferrin family substrate-binding protein, translating to MRSTRLVLMLLVGLMVPSIAIAQDVKIGLLPRLPEKELLVMFTPLAQYLEKETGRKVSLVIPKDFSTFTQQAIAGEFHLGFANPNIYIVIKKESPEAEPLGLASEPGVGTKLQGVFFVVKESPIKNLQDLKGKKVCFVDQGSAAGYIAQMLELQKAGIKQSDIQIIFAGKPPKVGEMVRDGAADAGGMPASVYARLPFEFMLRTIGKTADLPNWPFFTTKTADKAMASQFKEALLKLKPKTAQADRVLSLANLEGFVPTTDADFQVMREAAKAAGIF from the coding sequence ATGAGAAGCACGAGGCTGGTTTTGATGCTGCTGGTAGGGCTGATGGTCCCATCCATCGCCATTGCTCAGGATGTAAAAATTGGCCTTCTTCCAAGGCTTCCCGAAAAGGAGCTTTTGGTCATGTTCACCCCGCTTGCCCAGTACCTGGAGAAGGAAACCGGGAGAAAAGTCTCCTTGGTGATCCCCAAAGATTTTTCTACTTTCACCCAACAGGCCATTGCCGGTGAGTTTCATCTGGGATTCGCGAACCCCAACATCTACATCGTCATCAAGAAGGAGAGCCCCGAGGCGGAGCCTCTGGGCCTTGCCTCGGAGCCAGGTGTGGGCACCAAGCTGCAGGGGGTATTCTTCGTGGTCAAGGAAAGCCCCATAAAGAATCTCCAGGACCTCAAGGGCAAGAAGGTCTGTTTCGTGGACCAGGGCTCTGCAGCCGGGTACATTGCCCAGATGCTGGAACTCCAGAAAGCGGGAATAAAGCAGTCCGATATCCAGATAATCTTTGCAGGTAAGCCCCCAAAGGTGGGAGAGATGGTCCGCGATGGCGCAGCCGATGCTGGAGGAATGCCGGCCAGCGTATATGCCAGGCTTCCATTTGAGTTCATGCTGCGAACCATTGGGAAGACAGCGGATTTGCCCAACTGGCCCTTTTTCACCACAAAGACAGCAGATAAGGCAATGGCCAGCCAGTTCAAGGAAGCGCTTCTCAAGCTCAAGCCCAAGACCGCCCAGGCCGACCGTGTGCTTTCTCTAGCCAACCTGGAAGGTTTTGTCCCCACAACGGATGCGGATTTCCAAGTGATGCGCGAGGCAGCTAAGGCAGCCGGTATCTTTTGA
- a CDS encoding Crp/Fnr family transcriptional regulator has product MEIHWHLSEGDFFEGLSKEKQEFISLAKRRSVAKNAYVFMVGDPGNSAFYLESGFIKIFRTSPLGKEPIVFIRKAGELLGLAEVMTGGERKCHAQAICSSQLLEIKKEDFELILSRHFVLAKRVMAVLGRRLRFLGEQIENLMASDVATRVLKLLVYLCYEGLLDSSSWNRPIKVPVRLTQEEIASLTGSCQQTVSEVLGTLKEEGLIVVSKREIILIKPKEAISRVF; this is encoded by the coding sequence ATGGAAATTCATTGGCACTTAAGCGAAGGGGATTTCTTCGAGGGCCTTTCCAAGGAAAAGCAGGAGTTCATCTCCCTGGCCAAGAGAAGATCTGTGGCCAAGAACGCCTATGTTTTCATGGTGGGGGATCCTGGAAATTCGGCTTTTTACCTGGAAAGCGGTTTCATTAAGATATTTCGTACAAGCCCCCTTGGCAAGGAACCCATCGTCTTCATACGAAAAGCCGGGGAACTCCTCGGTCTGGCAGAGGTGATGACCGGGGGGGAGCGCAAGTGTCACGCGCAGGCCATATGCTCTTCCCAACTATTGGAGATCAAGAAGGAGGATTTCGAGTTGATCCTCTCCCGGCACTTTGTTCTGGCCAAGAGGGTCATGGCCGTGCTTGGCAGGAGGCTCAGGTTCCTGGGAGAGCAGATCGAGAACCTCATGGCCAGCGATGTGGCAACCAGGGTCTTGAAGCTCCTGGTTTATCTGTGTTACGAGGGACTGCTGGATTCCAGTTCCTGGAATCGGCCCATAAAGGTGCCAGTGAGACTCACCCAGGAAGAGATAGCCTCTTTGACAGGCTCCTGCCAGCAGACCGTAAGCGAGGTGCTGGGCACCCTGAAGGAAGAAGGTCTGATCGTTGTCTCCAAGAGGGAGATAATCCTGATCAAACCCAAAGAGGCCATCTCCAGGGTGTTCTAG
- the nrfD gene encoding NrfD/PsrC family molybdoenzyme membrane anchor subunit encodes MIPEIRVPEVVGFAFPNDIHITWSLMIVLYPYLTGIVAGAFVISALYHLFGREELRPISRFSMATSFAFMVVATLPLLNHLGHPERALNIIFTPNFSSAMAGFGILYNTYLLILLLEVWFVWRKDIILLARRNRGLKRKIYAAMALWTYDISPQALEKDHSAIRVLTAIGIPAACMLHGYVGFLFGALKANPWWSTPLMPIIFLASGMTSGVAMLIILYQVAMKVSGQKIESETIASLNRWLWLFMIVTVSLELLEIITLAYEQSEAWEAIHPLLTTKLAFSFISVQLILGSLIPFILLMIAVTMNRYLHDRVRNTLSFVSALLLLIQVFAMRWNVVIGGQLLSKSFRGFRETYSPQLFEKEGILAAAGIFCLAFVALFVFAKILPVFKALEEPRTVKLEAEAKRS; translated from the coding sequence ATGATCCCCGAGATCCGCGTTCCTGAGGTCGTGGGATTTGCCTTTCCCAATGACATACATATCACTTGGAGTCTGATGATAGTACTTTACCCGTACCTTACGGGCATCGTGGCCGGGGCATTTGTGATCTCGGCTCTCTATCACCTCTTCGGCAGAGAGGAACTGCGCCCCATAAGTAGATTCTCCATGGCCACATCCTTTGCCTTTATGGTGGTGGCCACTCTTCCCCTTCTGAATCATCTGGGCCACCCCGAGCGGGCCTTGAACATAATATTCACCCCCAATTTTTCCTCTGCCATGGCAGGCTTCGGGATTCTTTACAACACCTATCTTCTCATCTTGCTGCTGGAGGTCTGGTTCGTCTGGAGAAAGGACATCATTCTGCTGGCCAGAAGAAACAGAGGCCTCAAGCGCAAGATTTATGCGGCCATGGCTCTCTGGACATACGACATCTCTCCCCAGGCCTTGGAGAAAGATCACTCCGCCATCAGGGTGCTTACGGCCATAGGAATTCCCGCGGCCTGCATGCTCCACGGTTATGTGGGTTTTCTCTTCGGCGCCCTCAAGGCCAACCCATGGTGGTCCACCCCTTTGATGCCCATAATTTTCCTGGCCTCTGGAATGACCTCTGGAGTAGCCATGCTCATCATTCTGTATCAGGTAGCCATGAAGGTGAGTGGGCAGAAGATAGAATCCGAGACCATAGCCTCCTTGAATCGCTGGCTGTGGCTTTTCATGATCGTGACCGTTAGCCTGGAACTCTTGGAGATCATCACCCTTGCTTACGAGCAAAGCGAAGCCTGGGAGGCCATACACCCTCTTCTCACCACCAAGCTGGCCTTTTCCTTTATTTCGGTGCAATTGATTCTGGGCTCTCTCATCCCCTTCATCCTCTTGATGATAGCTGTCACCATGAACCGTTACCTTCACGACAGGGTCAGGAACACCCTTTCTTTCGTCTCTGCCCTTCTGCTTCTCATCCAGGTCTTTGCCATGAGGTGGAATGTGGTCATCGGAGGTCAGCTTCTAAGCAAAAGTTTCCGAGGCTTCAGGGAAACTTACTCGCCCCAGCTCTTCGAAAAAGAAGGGATCCTGGCAGCGGCGGGAATATTCTGCCTGGCCTTCGTGGCCCTTTTTGTCTTCGCAAAAATACTGCCGGTTTTTAAAGCCCTGGAAGAACCTAGAACAGTCAAGCTGGAAGCCGAGGCAAAAAGAAGCTGA
- a CDS encoding 4Fe-4S dicluster domain-containing protein translates to MGKETTRRGFLEAAATTALAITLGRKAGLAAEAGLSEYNWEDYSYVYLVDASKCIGCGMCVQACQKENRVPDGFFRTWVERYRIGEGGRVEVDSPNGGINGFPATILDFKVTKGLFVPKLCNHCKNTPCTQVCPVGASYTTKDGVVLVDDKRCIGCGYCVQACPYGSRYLHPVSHVADKCTWCYHRITRGLKPACVMACPVGARAFGNMKNLQDPVRKTIATQPVLVLQPELLTRPNCYYKGLDKEVR, encoded by the coding sequence ATGGGCAAGGAAACCACTAGAAGGGGCTTTCTGGAGGCTGCCGCAACAACCGCCCTGGCCATCACCTTGGGCCGAAAAGCGGGCCTGGCTGCAGAAGCCGGGCTCAGTGAATACAACTGGGAAGATTACTCATACGTTTATCTTGTGGATGCCAGTAAATGCATAGGTTGCGGCATGTGCGTTCAGGCCTGTCAGAAGGAGAACCGAGTGCCCGATGGTTTTTTCAGGACCTGGGTGGAGAGATACCGCATAGGGGAGGGAGGACGCGTGGAAGTAGACTCCCCCAATGGAGGTATCAATGGTTTTCCTGCTACCATCTTAGACTTTAAGGTGACCAAAGGGTTGTTTGTGCCCAAGCTATGCAATCACTGCAAGAACACGCCTTGTACGCAGGTTTGTCCTGTGGGAGCCTCTTATACCACAAAGGACGGGGTCGTGCTGGTGGACGACAAGCGCTGTATCGGATGTGGGTATTGCGTACAGGCATGTCCCTACGGAAGCCGTTACCTTCACCCCGTGAGCCACGTTGCTGACAAGTGCACCTGGTGCTACCACAGGATAACCCGGGGTCTGAAGCCAGCCTGTGTCATGGCATGCCCTGTGGGGGCAAGGGCCTTTGGGAACATGAAAAATCTTCAGGATCCCGTAAGAAAGACAATAGCCACCCAGCCCGTGCTGGTGCTTCAGCCTGAACTGCTCACAAGACCCAACTGTTATTACAAGGGATTGGACAAGGAGGTCAGATGA
- a CDS encoding cytochrome C, translating to MEHGKHLARMILLVFLVLVVFHIVRTLFTPSSFGRYGHYRADNVAEQMAKPVAYGGSASCEACHSQRNAQLKGGSHATVECEICHAPLSSHVVDSGKIGEMPINRSTMLCLRCHERWDGRPGKFPQIELEEHLGKMGAAVGPEVCVGCHDSHDPKMGR from the coding sequence ATGGAACACGGCAAGCATCTGGCCAGGATGATCCTGCTGGTCTTCTTGGTGCTGGTGGTCTTTCATATTGTCCGCACCCTTTTTACCCCCAGCTCCTTCGGCAGGTACGGGCATTACCGTGCAGACAACGTGGCTGAGCAGATGGCCAAGCCTGTGGCGTATGGGGGCAGCGCTTCCTGCGAGGCCTGCCATTCCCAGCGCAACGCTCAGCTCAAAGGCGGGTCTCATGCAACGGTGGAGTGCGAAATCTGCCATGCTCCTTTGAGCTCTCACGTGGTGGACTCAGGCAAGATCGGGGAAATGCCAATCAACCGCTCCACCATGTTGTGCCTCAGGTGCCACGAACGATGGGATGGCAGACCCGGCAAATTCCCCCAGATAGAGCTGGAGGAGCATCTGGGCAAGATGGGGGCTGCCGTGGGGCCTGAGGTCTGTGTGGGATGCCATGATTCCCATGATCCCAAGATGGGGAGGTGA